Part of the Zingiber officinale cultivar Zhangliang chromosome 8A, Zo_v1.1, whole genome shotgun sequence genome, tcaacacttgttggaggcgcctctaaggtTGAGGACAGCGCAAACGCCTTTAGTACTTCATTGAGGGCGCCTCAAGCTAGCGTTCCAGCTCCTTTAGCCTTCATTTTAACTTTCGATGCTCCGATAActtgggtgattgcagccaaccggaatagagctcactcgAACTCAATTCCCGACATTTTCCTCgtgcagtcttccgtcccggctttacgtccctcaaccgtcgcgcacgttcttctcacccaccggtgtattcttccgcagttctctcgtacttcggacgcaccgagcccatcaactcccttctcgtgccgtccttctcgctagttgcgtcttccgctcgacttcctacgctcctaagattctgcacacttagacatagggatcaaaaacaaacaaaacctaactaacttggttgatcatatcaaaacaaccacggggtccaacagactttagtggtccgagcgcccggagtgaTTCCAGATGCCTAGAACCTAACTTTGACTAGATCACGATTTGAccatgatccgttgcgaaggggataaagttttatccccttccaggtgcctggaaccctccaGGCGCTCCGACCATGGCTATAAATATAATCTTAGTCAAGAAGCTTTTCAATCAATCAAGCAATaactgtaacaacacttgtgcgctcttcttttagtttagcttctcatttatgtgctttcactgctgtaagatgCTTCTACGCCTGAAGGGGATACTTAGTGCgatccattccttggattaacaacctccccggttataaccaaatCAAACccgtgagcctcgtctttttagtttctttctttatttaatttacacAAGCGTTcttttaaaagtccgagaagggtattttggttttatttttgtagggctattcaaccctccgATAGCCGACCACCAACGGTCCCCAACATAAGGTATTGTTTAGACTTCAGATGCTTATTTTAGTACATCAATATAAATCTAAGcgttaaatatcaaaatatattgatCAAGCTAAGTAGTTCTTCTTAGTGAATAACTAGTTGGATAGAGGTATTTAACTTGACTAATtaagtgaacactactatctcCTGGTAATTAGCTAGTAAttaaaggttaaatatttaaggGCAAATTTTCTAAATGATTATTTTCAAAGTAATATCAGGTTAAGGGGAGGGTCTGTCTTGAAAActaaaattttgttttttaaaaaatattttgaaaattattttccaagtATTTATGAAATTTACTTGaaatcttttaaaatcctttgcaAAACTCTTAGTTTTtgtttgaaaatactttgaaTATTGCTTTGAAAAACTTCCTTGAAAACACTTTGCAAGATTCTTACAAaattttatgtttgaaaaattttatgaaaaatacatggaaaatgtttttttgattttttttttgtcaaaatgggttgaaaaattactttgaaaattattgctTTGAAAAAAACTTTGCAAATTGCTTTATAACTAGAAAAGTGTTTTGAAATAACTCTAAAAATTGCTTTGATATTCTTTAAAGattactttaaaattactttgaaagtttttaaatgtactttgaaattacttttaaagttgcttttaaaatattttgaaaatactttgaagttactttaaaaattattttaaaaaatactttaaaaatatttcaaaattacttaaaattttctttggaaacattacttttaaaattaattatttgaaagatattttgaaaaagatCTTGAacattactttgaaaattttcctaaaaaagtcatttgaaaattattttaaaaattaatttgacagatcttttgaaaattactttaaaaaatctattgaaaattattttgaaaaaaattatttaaaaatacttgaaaaatattttgcaaaatctatgtttaaaaattttatgaaaatacttgcaaaaggttttgaaaacaattgcAAACACTTCCTAAACCTTTATTATTTTATAagtttacttagtttatttacatATTTTATACTTTTGGTGGAATCTATTTACATGGCCATTTTTTAATGGATGTCAAAGGAAAAGGGGGGGCGGCGGGAGTAagggtttaagtaagaaaaaaataagaattctataaaaattttaaCCCTAAAATTGATTAAGAgaataaacaaaaattaaactaagttTTTCATGATCATATTTTCTTCATgcaaatttttctaactttaactcatattgttattatatcaaaaaagaagagattgttggtacagtaAGCACTAATGATcgaacttagattttgatgaatgacaaatgaattaaagttagatattgtattatctaaccttgttaccaaaTATGTAGAAATTGACGGGTCTGGAGTACCTAACACCAGACTGAAATCCAACTAAGTCTGTTGGACCTAATAGCTGGTGGGAAGTTCAGATATGTCAAGAAGTGACTCGATATCTGGTGGAAAGTCCAGTTGgatccgcgggacctgacaactagtCAAAGTCCAGTTGGATCTACGGACCTAACAACTAGCAAAAAGACCTAATGGATCAAAGGAGAGTCAAGTGATTCttcatggtaagtgaggtaagtcactagggGAGAGTGGTCTAGTGAGGATGAATCTCAATTAGGGACTTGAGGCACTGGTCCGGCTTAAAtctattttggaagtctaagctTAGTTCATGATTAGATCTTGAACTCAagaagatagaatctaattaatagTCATTTTATTACATTATaataactctgttttgtaggttattttttgttatttggactaacatgcATTGCAGGAGTTAATGTGCAAAAATCAGCTTTGGATAAATAATGTCTGAAGCACCTCGGAGGGTCAAGGAGGCATCTTAGAGTAGCACGGAGGTGCCCTCACATGGATGAACTTTCAAGATAAAGTTCTCGTGGTGGGGAGGTGCCCTGGAATGCGCTGAAAGCGCCTCAGagtgcattggaggtgccttaaagGGTCTGGAAAGCACCCTAATATGGATAAAAGTACAGTTTACAGAACTTATCGAGTTTGAAGCTTGGGGGATAATTTTTTCAGCCGAAGGCACCTCGGACAAGGCTAGAGCCACCCTCAACACTCCTTAAAAGGGTTATTTGACCAACAAAACAACACAATTCATTTTCAAGTTACTATAACTCTTCTGCTACTTCGAACACACCATACTGCTACTGGGCTATTGCTCTGAGACATTCGATCACTGTCGGTAGACTGACATTAGCACACGAGCTCTAAACTTTGACAATTTAGTGttgataaattttaattaaagttaattacATTATTATTATTCGTAAGACAGTATAGGTTATTATACTGTTCTTTATTTCTGTATATGATTCACTCTTCCAGTGGTTCCAAAAGAGTTTTTAGTGGATTATTTATCGATACGGTCCGAGGAattgtgggtcttggagtaagagtctacggaggctccgaacaaagtaaaaaaaaaatatttgtgattttttctttcatttttttcttatttattctattttCCCCTTACACTTTGATTCAAaatgttaaagtttttttttaaaacacgtgatcccccctctcacgtgcaccGATCCTAGAGATTGGACCTTTTGTCCGATCAAATTTCGAGTCCTCTTGGCTCGATTGAATCCCAAGTCCCCTAAGCTCGATTGGAACCCGAGTTGTCTTGGTTCGATCGAATCTTCTAGACATACTACCTAACCGGGCTCTTTGTCTGACCAGATGTCGAGTCCTCAAGTACCTAACCTTCGATAGTTGATCAAACCAGTTCAAGAGCGATGCCCGATCAGATAGTAGATAGGACTTAGCCAGCCCACTGCTAAAGTGTTACAATTAATGACCCCTCAAACTAAGAGCTTGATATTCCTTTTTGGCATTTTATATAACCATTATAAGGGAATCAAGAGAATATTTCTTGTGTGgttcgtacggtggaagcttccaccctgCAAACACAGAGGTgatgtgtaacgacccgaccctttggcctcttgggcggcccttatgtcatcgacccatttggcgacctctcatgtcgtcgaccgacaaccctttggtcgtgccgttactcactaggactttccacccctggcagtggatttttgccttccccaggattcgaactctagacctccaagcttaagtactagagtttatgaatcctggtacttggctactaggattcataaactctagtacttaaacttggaggtctagagttcaaattctggggaagacaaaaatccactgctagaggtggaaagtcctagtgagtaatggcacgaccaaagggtcgtcggtcgacgacatgagaggtcgccaaatgggccgatgacataagggccgccagttgagccgcccaagaggccaaagggtcaggtcgttacaataaaaaggcacctttttattgtaacgaccaggccctttggcctcttgggcgacccttgcggcggcccactggcggcccttatgtcgtcggcccatttggtgacctctaatgtcatcgaccgacgactctttggccgtgtcgttactcactaggactttccacccctggcagtggatttttgtcttccccaggattcgaactctagacctctaggcttaagtactagagtttatgaatcctggtagccaagtgagcgccctttttattgtaacgacccgacccatttggcggcccatttggtacccttgggtcgtcgaccgtcaATCGTTGGcagtgccgttactcactaggactttccacccctggccaatggatttttgcctttcccaggattcgaaatctagacctccaggcttaagtactagagtttatgaatcctggtagccaagtgagttgTCTTGGTTCGATCGGATCTTCTAGACATACTACCTAACCGGGCTCTTTGTCTGACCAGATGTCGAGTCCTCAAGTACCTAACCTTCGATAGTTGATCAAACCAATTCAAGAGCGATGCCCGATCAGATAGTAGATGGGACTTAGCCAGTCCACCGCTAAAGTGTTACAATTAATGACCCCTCAAACTAAGAGCTTGGTATTCCTTTTTGGCATTTTATATAACCATTGTAAGGGAATCATCTTGTGTGattcgtacggtggaagcttccaccctgTAAACACAAAGGTGATGGGTCCAATTTAGAAAAGATTACAAAGTGTCAGAATGGTTGCTCCTATTTTAGTAATGTATCGATATTCATACAGAGAGGAAAAATAACACTATATAAGGGTTCTCTATGCAGCATTACACTACATTCTCAGAATTTACAGTTCCCTATTTTCCTCACCACTCGtctaacttgagcattggagtGTCTGTGTCGGGGCCCCTCCCAGGCCTAGTCACTGATGTTTTGTTCCTCCTTCGTTCTTCTTTGACACACAAGCTCGCTCGTGGCACTAGGTTCCTCTTGCTCGGAGTCTTCCTACGGTCAACCTCAAAGCCACCTAGCTAGCATGCCAACTTTCttgatttcagacaggatcaaattttgaTCCGACGAACAAGATTAGGCCCTTGAGGTTGGGGCCGAAGTTAAGGAGGCTAGCTGacgtggtggtcaaagtcaaagaaGGGTCAATAATCAGGACTAGCATGACCACAGAGCTCGACCAATCACTTCGGTCGATCAGACCTTTTGTCCGATTAGATTACGAGTCCTCCTGGCTCGATTGAATCCTGAGTTCCCTTAGCTCGATTGGAACCCGAGTTCTCTTAGTCCAATCAGATCTTCTAAACATACTGCCCGACCAAGCTCTTTGTCTAATCGGATGTCGGATCCTCAAGGTACCTAACCTTCGGTAGTCGATTAGATTCGTTCAAGAGCGATATCCGATCAGATAGCAGATAGGACTTGGATAGCCCACCCCGCTGAAGTCTTACAATTAATGGCCCCTCAACCTAAAGGCTCGATATTCCTTTTTGATGTTTTGCGTAACTATTGTCGGGAAATCAAGGGAATATTCCTTGTGTAGTCCGTATAGTGAAAGCTTCCACCTTGCAAACGCGGAGGTGATGAGTCCAATTTAGGAAAGACTACAAAGTGTCAAAATGGTTGATCCTATTTTAGAATCCATCAATATTTATGTAGAGAGAAAAAATAACACTATATAAGGGGTCTCCTTCCAAATGCATAAGTACGCTATGCAATATTACACTACGCTCTTAGAATTTACGGTTCTCCATTTTTCTCACCACTCGTTTAACTTGAACATCAGAGTGCTTATATCAGGATCCCTCTTGATCCGATCACTAACATTTCGTTCCTCCTTCGTTGTTCTTTAAGACGGAGGCTTGTTCATGATATAAAGTTCCTCCTATTTAGAGTTTTTTCATGGTCATTTTTAAAATCACCTAACTTGCATATTAACTTTTTCTATTACAGACACGATCATCTATTATTTTTTAgccatatatattttattttagttcaCGATAATCTATATTATTTTTAGTCAGTGTTATTTAGCTGTGATGTTTTCTTGCTACGCATTAAATTTCAGAATTTAAGACATCTACAATTGTGAAAATATTTTGTTAGCTTTTTGTGTTGCCCTATAAAattcaagagagagagagagagagagagaaaagctGGGTTCGAAAAATAGAACCCAGCTTCTTAATTTGATGACAGGTACCAAAGAGAACAACAATAAGCTGTAAAAAAACTTTGGATGATTACCGTACGAGAAAGTCTGCTGCCTTGGAAGAAGAGATAAGACTTTCCTTATTCAGAGGACGCAGCCAGATGAGAGAGGGCGAGAGAGCAGACCCTCGAAAGCAATGCATGAACAAATGCTTTAGAATAGGCAACAATTAATGGCTAAATACATAAAGCAGAAGCAGGATTAGGAGTAAATGTCTGAAATTGGCCAAAGAGTAAGCCTCGTGATGTATCTTGATGCAGCGAGAAAGGCCTGATAGCTATTCCATCCTTTGCATGAGCTTCGAAACTGCCAGTCCACCGTCCATGCAATTCTCATGGCGTCTGAGCACTCTGTGTCATACGCAGACAGACTAAAagaatcatgcctttgctgaccaTGTTTGAACGACGAACTGTCCACACCATTCCAATGCACAATACAACCATGACTTTGATTAATTAGCATTAGTTAATGAGTTTTTGTTAACTTAATTTCGACTTCGCACCACCCAATCGACTGCACTACACAGATACTGAAAACAAAAGGGGCATTAAAACAGAAACTACACTGCTATAACAACAATTACTAGTCATCTACTCTGTCGTCAGTTCTATCATGTTCATGGGTAATTGAACTTGCTGCAGTTGCATCCATCATGACAAGTGAAACCCTGGGGCGGTGTTGCCATGTCGCTTGGAGTTGGATCGCTTTCCTGGCAGCCGAAGCTGTAGCCACCGAGGAATAAGGCAGCTGCATCTCCCAGCCCAAGCGACGACAGGAACAGCTCATTAGAGTAGCTGCACCAGCTGTTAACCGACGACGACGAAGCCGCCGAGGCTTCCTCCGACGGGGAGACCACTTGTTCGATGAAAATCCTCTCAGGGAATGGCATCTGCCGATACTGCTGGGAGAGCAGCCCGTAGCTGGGTTGAAGAGGCTTGACATGCGCGAAGCTGAAATCGGCGCCGCCGAAAGCCTCGGTTTTGATGGGTGGATAGAGGACCGGAGGAGGTGGAGTGGACGGTGCGCCGTGGAGAGTGGAGTTGGAGGTTGCCCTCGGCACGAGCAACTTCTTCTTGAGTTTGGTGTTCCAGTAGTTCTTCACGTCGTTGTCAGTTCTCCCAACCAGCTGGGAAGCGATCACAGACCACCtaatgagaatttttttttttttgcccgtGAATTAGGAATGTCCAATCTCGAGATAAAATTCTTAGCTAACTCAACTCCAAATCAATCGACCAAACCTGCTTCCGAGTCTATCATACAGAGTGCAAATGACGTTGTCCTCTTCCTCTGTGAACCCGCCGTGTTTGATGTCGGGGCGGAGGTAATTGAGCCATCTTAATCGGCAGCTCTTGCCGCATCGCTTGAGGCCTACATTATTGATAGTGATCGAGTGAGCACACTGCTACATGCACTATTGATTGAGATGGAACAGTAATGACCTGCTTTCTGAGGCAAAGCGATCCAGTTGCCGCCGGCGCCGTTTTTCTCAATGTAGCTCTTGAGAGCGGCGTCTTCCTCCGGCGACCAGGGCCCCCGCTTCACGTTGGCTTTGTCGCAGCACGGAGCTCTCCCCATCGAACAATAAACCTACAGCTCAAAGAGATGGATGGATGAAAGGAGGAAAACAGAGCTGGCAGAGGAGGATGCTTCTCTCTGCTTCGTTTATAAACAGACGAAAAGAATGGAAAAAAGGTAGACGCGTACCGTACGAGCTGCACCAACAGACTGTCAATTAGTATTATCATTATTGAAGAGGCGATTGACATTCTATTACCtgcttttatatttatataataatattattaaaaatacttttatttataatacatatatattttaattagcttttatcttaaatacacccctctaataaaaaaatgaattaacATGGCACACAATAAACCCATAAACCATGGCACTGTTGAACAGGACTTCAGAAGGAAATTTGGAAACTGAGGGGTTGAAATGAAAACAAAACAATGGGACGTCCCTACGTTAAATTTTGAAACTGAGGGTTTTCTAAGTAAAGATCTTCGagtatatattatattattttattttattttatcgaaATTACCTCTAAATTTGTTCTCCGCCCCGAACGCATCTCCATTTCCTGGAGTTGGGGTCGGAGAACAGCCAGATTTGTTCTGGTTCAGAGAAGGGAGGCTGACCAAGGATCGAGGATGAGCGTCATCGATATCCTTACGCGGGTCGACGTAATCTGCAAGAAGTACGAGAAATACGACGTCGACAAGCTCAATGCCGACAATGTTTCCGGTGACGACGCCTTCGCCCGCCTTTATGCCTCCGTCGATTCGGACATCGAATCAGCCCTCCAGGTATCTCCCgttccttccttctttttcttcgcCTCTTTTTGCATTGTGCTAGGGTTTGATCCGTAGCGGTTGATTTGGCGATCGCGCGACGCAGAAAGCGGAAGCAGCGTCCAGCGAAAAGAATCGAGCCGCAGTTGTGGCGTTGAATGCGGAGATCCGGCGCACAAAGGCGCGGTTGCTGGAGGAGATCCCGAAGCTGCAGCGGTTGGCCGTGAAGAAGGTGTGACCCCTTTTTCTCTGATTCTCTTTTGTCAAGTTGCGGGTTATTTAAATTTGGCATATGCTTTGTTTTCGATTGTGTGATTTGAGATTATGTTAGCTTTTTAACTCCAAATGTTGTTCAAAAAACAACATTTTAGTTCTGTTTTGCCCCTCATAGGAATAGGAAAGCAAGCCTGCAGAGAACACTGTGAGGTCATGCTCAATTAAGCAGGTTTGACAGCATGACATATTAGTTGGTGCCTTTGACTGTTAGAATCTACTATCAAGTAAGATCCTTTTATCCTGGTTCTAAATAGTTGAGCTTAAGATTGGTTGTTCTCTGTTGTTGTCATGCAAGAGATAAGAGTTATTTAAGGTGTTCACAAGAAGACAGTGATGGTATGTTAAAAAATTGAATTCCTTTGTGACCTGAGACTCAGTAGCTTGCAGTTCATTTTAAGAT contains:
- the LOC122012003 gene encoding transcription factor RAX2-like → MGRAPCCDKANVKRGPWSPEEDAALKSYIEKNGAGGNWIALPQKAGLKRCGKSCRLRWLNYLRPDIKHGGFTEEEDNVICTLYDRLGSRWSVIASQLVGRTDNDVKNYWNTKLKKKLLVPRATSNSTLHGAPSTPPPPVLYPPIKTEAFGGADFSFAHVKPLQPSYGLLSQQYRQMPFPERIFIEQVVSPSEEASAASSSSVNSWCSYSNELFLSSLGLGDAAALFLGGYSFGCQESDPTPSDMATPPQGFTCHDGCNCSKFNYP